One Sus scrofa isolate TJ Tabasco breed Duroc chromosome 10, Sscrofa11.1, whole genome shotgun sequence genomic window carries:
- the LOC110255602 gene encoding LOW QUALITY PROTEIN: uncharacterized protein LOC110255602 (The sequence of the model RefSeq protein was modified relative to this genomic sequence to represent the inferred CDS: deleted 1 base in 1 codon), giving the protein MGKCLSLHTARKLWSHQWDQKWHDKQYKKAHLGTALKANPFGGTSHAKGIVFEKAYWKGVEAKQPNSAIRKCVRVQLIKNGKKVTAFVPNDGCLNFNEENNEVLVAGFGHKGHAVGDIPGVRFKVVKIAIVSLLAFYNGKKERPMSLSFFFFILGGGKRTSLFLFMDRLLIVTLQPGADEEEGVGLGNITGLLTKTCPTEKPVTKTQRRTAQAQTLARQYYGDENMNHRGSERFHYGKPMPLTSIMLFRAPALKLILVDFLLWKRRGQFCFHLLPHAAHTSPSSNTCLSDGRTRKRQHL; this is encoded by the exons ATGGGCAAGTGTCTCAGTCTTCATACTGCCAGGAAGCTCTGGAGTCACCAGTGGGACCAGAAGTGGCATGATAAACAGTACAAGAAAGCCCATTTGGGCACAGCCCTGAAGGCCAACCCTTTTGGAGGCACTTCTCATGCCAAGGGAATAGTGTTTGAAAAAGCCTACTGGAAA GGGGTTGAAGCCAAACAGCCAAATTCTGCCATCAGAAAGTGTGTCAGGGTTCAGCTAATCAAGAATGGCAAAAAAGTCACAGCCTTTGTACCCAATGATGGCTGTTTGAACttcaatgaggaaaataatgaagTTCTGGTTGCTGGATTTGGTCACAAAGGTCATGCTGTTGGTGACATTCCTGGAGTCCGTTTTAAGGTTGTCAAAATAGCCATCGTCTCTCTTTTGGCCTTCTACAATGGCAAGAAGGAGAGACCAAtgtcattaagttttttttttttt ATCTTGGGTGGAGGGAAGAggacttctctcttcctcttcatggACAGGCTGCTGATAGTCACCCTACAACCAGGAGCTGATGAGGAGGAAGGTGTGGGCTTGGGGAACATCACGGGGCTGCTGACCAAGACCTGCCCAACCGAGAAG cCAGTGACAAAAACCCAGAGAAGAACTGCTCAAGCACAAACACTTGCCAGGCAATATTACGGGGATGAGAATATGAATCATCGAGGAAGTGAAAGATTTCACTATGGAAAACCAATGCCATTGACCTCAATAATGCTCTTCAGGGCCCCAGCGCTGAAGCTG ATTCTGGTTGACTTCTTACTCTGGAAGAGGAGGGGACAATTCTGTTTCCACCTCCTGCCCCATGCTGCCCACACATCCCCATCTTCCAACACCTGTCTATCTGATGGGAGGACTCGCAAACGTCAGCACCTGTAG